The sequence CCTCACCCGAACCAGCTGGGCGCAACAATTAACGGCAGGGGAACGGCAATTGACCCGTTCTGCGCTCAGTTCGGGGCGCTCTTGGGTTCAGGAGATGATGTTGCGCCGTTCGGTGCGGGAGGGCACTGGGGCCTGATCCGAACGACAGGCCCTAGGCTCCTGCGGATGACCGAACTCGATGCCACCCGCGCCTATTACGACACCGTCGCCGAGGAGTACGCCACGCGCGTCCCCGGTCTCTTCGCCGAGGATGTGACGGGGCGCGCGATGCTCGGCGCCTTCGCGGAGGAGGTGCGGGCGGACGGCGGCCTGCCGGTGGCCGATGTCGGCTGCGGGCCCGGCCATGTGACGGCCCATCTGGACGGACTCGGGCTCGGCGTCCACGGGGTGGACGCGTCGCCGCGGATGGTGGACGTCGCCCGGCGCCGCCACCCGGGACTCCGGTTCGAGGCGGGGACGATGGACGCGCTCGGCCTGCCGGACGGCGGGCTGGGCGGGATCGTCGCCTGGTGGTCGATCCTGCACACCGCGCCGGAGCTCCTGCCTTCACTCTTCGTCGAGTTCCGCCGCGTCCTGGCCCCCGGCGGCCGGCTGCTGCTGGGCTTCCACGCCGGGAACGGGGAGCCCTACACCGGACAGCCGCGGCCCGAAGGCGTCGCGTACGCCATTCACCTGCTGTCGCCCGACCACGTCGGACAGCAGCTCGAAGAGGCCGGTTTCACCGTCACCGCCCGGCTGACCGCCGCGGGCGACCGCTGGCCCCAGGTGTGCCTGCTGGCGCGCGCGGGAACGTGAGGACCTGGCCGGCACCTTGGTCAGGTGGGGTGCCGGCCAGGAGTTGGGGTGCGCGCGTCAGGCGCGGGTGATGCGGGCGATGGCCTCGACGGTCAGGGCGCGGTCGTGCGGTTCGGTCTCCAGGGCGCGGTGGATCGACAGCCCCTCGATCAGCGCGTCCAGCTGGCGGGCCGTCGCCGGGTCGAAGTGCCACTCCAGGGCGACCCGGCTGCGGCGCATCCACTCCCGGGTCAGCTCGCGGTAGGCGGGCTTGCGGGCGGCCAGGGTGTACAGCTCATGGGTGAGGACCAGTTCGCGCTGGTTGCCGCCGGACAGGTGGTGCACCAGGTCGGCGACCGCCTCCCGGGCCTCGTCCCGCGTGGTGGCGGCGCCGAGACGCTCCTCGAAGACGGCGACGATGCCGCCGGAGAAACGGGTGAACGCCTCCCGCAGCAGCTCGTCCATGCCCGCGAAGTGGTACGTCATCGAGCCGAGCGGCACGCCCGCGCGGGCGGCGACCTTGCGGTGCGAGGTCCCGGCGACCCCCTCCTGCGCGATCAGGTCGAGCGCCGCGCCGATGATGCGTTCCCGCCGCTCGGGGTCGTTCTGTCCGGTCGCCACGCTGAGTCCTCGTCGTCCCTCGTCTGGATCGAACGGATCACCCGGGCCGGATTGCCCACGGCGACCACATTGGCGGGGATGTCCTTGGTGACGACGGCTCCCGCGCCGATGACGCTGTTCTCCCCGATGGTCACCCCGGCGAGCACGATCGCCCCGCCGCCGAGCCATACATTGTCGCCGATCGTGATCGGCCGCGCCGCCTCCAGCTTGTCCCGGCGGGGCTCCGGCTCCACCGGGTGGGTGGGCGTGAGCAGCTGGACGTTCGGCCCGATCTGGCAGTCACGGCCGATGGTGATGGGGGCGACGTCCAGGGCGGTGAGGTTGTAGTTGACGAAGGTGTCCTCGCCGACCGTGATGTACGTGCCGTAGTCGACGTACAGGGGCGGCCGGATGTGCGCGCCGGCGCCGAGACCGCCGAGGAGTTCGGCGACCACGGGCCGCGCCGCGTCCGGGTCCTCGGTGTAGGCGGCGAGGTAGCGGGCGGCCAGCCGCACGGCACGCCGCTGGGCCTCGACGATCTTCGGGTCGTCGGCGATGTAGAGGTCCCCGGCGAGCATCCGCTCCTGGTTGGTACGCGGATCTCCCGCGAAGTGGTCCGTCATGGGTACGATCGTACACTCAAGGCGTACGATCGTACGCTCGTGGCGTCCGCCACCTTCCCGACCCGTCTGCCGAGGCCCCGCTGTATGGATGCCGCCACACGCCGCTGGCGTGCCGCACTGTTTCTCTTCATGCTCGCCGCCGGCACCGGCATGGCCTCCTGGGTGGCGCGCACCCCGGCCGTGCGGGACGGGCTCGACGTGTCCACCGGGTCGATGGGCCTGGTGCTGTTCGGCCTTTCCACCGGCTCGATGGCCGGTGTCACGGCCTCCGGCCCGCTCGTACGCCGTTACGGGGGCCGGACCACGATCCTCGGCGGGGCCTCGCTGATCGTCGCGGGCCTGCTCGTCGTCGCCCTGGGCACCGCCCTGCCGCTGGCGGCCGTGGTCTTCGGCGGACTGGCCCTGTTCGGCGGCGGGATGGGGATGAGCGAGGTCGCGTTCAACATCGAGGGCGCCGCCGTCGAGAGCGCCATCGGCCGGCCCGTCCTGCCGGTGCTGCACGGCTGCTTCAGCCTGGGCACCGTCGTCGGGGCGCTCCTCGGCATGGCGCTGACGGCGGCCGAGTTCCCCGTCGGATGGCATCTGACACTCGTCGCGGTGCTGATAGCGGCGGCCGGTACGCGGGCGGTCCTCGCCATCCCGCACGGCACCGGCAAGGAGACCGGCCCGGCCGCCGGGTCCGGGCAGGGCGGCCTGCGGGGGCAGCTGCACGTGTGGCGGGACCGGCAGCTCGTCCTCATCGGCGTGATCGTGCTGGCCATGGCGTTCGCGGAGGGCGCGGCGAACGACTGGCTGCCGCTGCTGATGGTCGACGGGTACGAGGTGAGCGCCACCGCGGGCTCGCTGACCTTCCTGCTGTTCGCCTCCTCGATGACGCTCGGCCGGTTCGCCGGCGGCCCCCTGCTTGAACGGTTCGGCCGGGTGCGGGTCGTACGGATCAGCGGGGTGACGGCCGCGCTCGGCCTGGTGGTGGTGATCGTCGCGCCGAGCCCGGCGATGGCGGGCGCCGCCACCGTGCTGTGGGGGCTCGGCGCCTCGCTCGGTTTCCCGGTCACCGTGTCCGCGGCGGGCGACCATCCGCACGACGCGGCGGCCCGGGTCGCGGCCGTCTCCACGGCGGGCTACGGCGCCTTCCTGGTCGGCCCGCCCGCCCTCGGCTTCCTCGCCGACCACATCGGGCTGCGCCTCGCGATGACGGTGGTCCTCGCCCTGGTGGCCGTCGCCGCGATGCTGGCCGGGGCGCTGGGCCCCGACCGCACCGCGACCGATCCGCGGAGCGAGCCGGTCACCCCCTGACCGGCTCCGCCTCCCCGTCGTCCCACAGCGCGGTGCTGTGCGCGGCGGTCAGCGCCCCGATCCGGGCCAGCGCCTCACCGGCCGGCACCGGGTCGAGCCGCCGGCCGTCGCGCAGCCGCAACGCGACGAGCCCGTCCGCCGCCTCCGCCGCGCCGATCACCGCCTGGTACGGCACCAGCCGGGCCTGGCGGATCCTGGCCCCGAGGCTGCCGTGTTCCCGGCCGCTGACCTCCGCGCGCAGCCCCAGGTCGGCGCAGCGCCCGGCCAGCGCCTCGGCCTGCGGGAGTTCGGCGTCGGAGACGGGCATGACCATCAGCTGGACGGGGGCCAGCCAGCCCGGGAACGCGCCGCCGTGCTGCTCGACGAGATGAGCGACGGCCCGCTCCACGCTGCCGATGATGCTGCGGTGCACCATGACCGGCCGGTGCTTCGCCCCGTCCGCGCCGGTGTAGTGCAGACCGAACCGCTCCGGCTGGTGGAAGTCGACCTGCACGGTCGACATGGTCGACTCGCGGCCCGCCGGGTCCTCGACCTGGACGTCGATCTTCGGCCCGTAGAACGCGGCCTCGTCCTCGGCCGCCTCGTACGGCAGCCCGGACGCGTCCAGCACCTCGGTCAGGAGCGCGGTCGAGCGCCGCCACATCTCCGGGGCGGCGACGTACTTCCCGCCCGGCCCCGGCAGGGAGAGCCGGAAGCGGGCCGGGCGGATGCCCAGCGCCTCGTACGCCTGCCGGATCATGTCGAGCGCGCCCCGTGCCTCGTCGGCGACCTGGTCCAGGGTGCAGAAGATGTGCGCGTCGTTCAGCTGGATGGCCCGCACCCGGGTCAGCCCGCCGAGCACCCCGGACAGCTCCGAGCGGTACATCCCGCCCAGCTCCGCCATCCGCAACGGCAGTTCGCGGTAGCTGTGCGCGCGGGAGCGGTAGATCACCGCGTGGTGCGGACACAGGCTCGGCCGCAGCACGACCTGCTCGGAGCCCAGGTCCATCGGCGGGAACATGTCGTCGCTGTAGTGCGACCAGTGCCCCGAGATCTCGTACAGCTCCCGTTTGCCGAGCACCGGCGAGTACACGTGGCGGTAGCCCGCCCGGCGCTCGGCGCCGCGGACGTACTCCTCCAGGGTGTGCCGCAGCGCCGCACCGTCCGGCAGCCAGTAGGGGAGGCCCGCCCCGATCAGCGGGTCGGTGTCGAACAGCTCCAGCTCACGGCCGAGCCTGCGGTGGTCGTGCATGGTGGTCTCCTCGCGTACGGAGGGCGAGCGACCCCACGACAAAGCCCCGGGGCACTCGCCCCGGGGCTTGACTGGTCATCGGTCAGCGCGCCGGGACACTCTCCGGCGTCGTCGTCATAGCGGCACGCTTCATGCGGGAGACGTTAACAGCCGTCCCGTACCGGGCGCGCGGGGTTTTTCCGCCCGTACGCGGGGAAGGCCGGCTCATGCCTTCTTGACCGAGTCGAGGTGGGCGAAGACCACGACGTTGTCCTCGTAGTCCTTGGCCTTCCGGTCGTAGTTGCCGCCGCAGGTGATCAGGCGCAGCTGGGCGTCCGGGGTGTCGGCGTACACCTTCTTGTCGGGGAAGTCCGCCTTGCTGAACGTCTCCACGGTGTCGACCGAGAACGAGGCGACCGTGCCGTCGGCGCGGGTGATGTCGACGCTCGCGCCGGGCCGCAGGAACCGCAGCTGGAGGAAGACGGCCGGGCCGGTCGTCGTGTCGACATGGCCCGCGACGATCGACGCCCCGCGCTCGCCGGGCGTCACCCCGTCCTTGAACCAGCCGACCAGGTTCTTGTCGTTCGGGGGCGGCGCGTCGAGCCGGCCGGACGCCCCGATCGACAGCTGGGTGAACGGCGCGTCCACCGCGATGGCCGGGATGCGCAGACGCGTCGGCAGCGAGCGCGGCAGCGCGGGCGCGGGGCTCGGGGCGGCCGTCCCGGAGGCGGAGGCCGCGGGGGAGGGGGCGGCGGGCGCGGCCGCGGCGGGCGGGGCGGGGGCCTTGTCGTCGACGGGGGCGCCGATGGAGTGGTAGATGAGCAGCGCGCCGAGGCCGGCCGCCGCGACGGGCCAGAACAGGGCCCGGCCGAGCGTGCCGGTGCCGGACGCGGCCCCGGTGGAGGGGGAGTCGGAGGACTGCGGGGCGGCCATGGGAACGTGCCTTTCGTGCGTGCGGTGCGGTGCGGGCGAGCGCGGACCCGGGAAACGCGGGCGCCGCGGTCGCCGTCCGCAGGGACGGCGACCGCGACGGCCAGGGGCCCGCTGAGCGGCCTGGTCAGGCCATCGCACCGCCGGACGCCTGGCGGCGGCGGAGCCGGTACGCGGCGACACCCGCGCCACCGAGCAGCAGCAGCGAACCGGCGGCCAGACCGCTGCCGGTCATCGCCATCGCGCCGCCACCCGTGTGCATGCCACCGCTGGGCTTGTCCTTCTTCCAGCCCTCGTCCTCGGACTTCGACGCGGAGCCGGTCTTGCCGCTCTCGTCGTTGCCCGGCTGCCACTCCTTGGCGACGGTGTTGGCGAGGGCGCCGCCGCCGGTGTGGACGCCGCCGTGGGGCTTGTCCTCGTCCTTGTACTTGCCGCCTTCGTCGCCGGGCTGCCAGCCTTCGGCGACGGTGTTGGCGAGGGCGCCGCCGCCGGTGTGGACGCCGCCGTGGGGCTTGTCCTCGTCCTTGTACTTGCCGCCCTCGTCACCGGGCTGCCACTCCTTGGCGACCGTCATCGACAGCGCGCCGCCGCCGGTGTGGACGCCGCCGTGCGGCTTGTCCTTCTTCCAGCCGTCGTCGTCGGACTTGCCGTGCTCGTGGGCGCTGGAGGAGCCGCCGTCGTGCTGGTCGGCGGCCACGGTCAGGGCGTAGGCCGAGGGAGCGGTGATCGTGAGGACCGCCGTCACGGCGGCCGAAGCGAACAGTGTGCGGGCAGAGCGCATCTGAACACATTTCCTTTCGTCGCCCCTGCGAGGAGTGACGGTGTGTCGACTCCCGGTGACGCAGCGGCTACGTGATCCACCGTCAGCCGGAACGCCGGAGCGCGCCATCGGAGAGCCCCGCATTGGAGCTACGGCGTGGGCTCATCGAGTGGCGAAGAACGGATAATCACCCGTTGGACGGCATGGCGCGCCCCGCGAGGTTTGGGCACGGCCCACCCCGCACCGCGTTCCGCCCCGTCAGTTCAGGAGCGCCCGCGCGGCCCGCGCGCTGTGCCGCACCGACTCGGCCGCGGCCGGCTCGATCTCCTCGACCACCCGCGCGTACTCCTCCATCTCCTCGGCCCCGCGCAGGAACTCCCCGGCGCGCACCAGGAGCTGGGCGTGCTCGTAGCGCAGCCGGGCCGGGTGCGACGGCAGCAGCAGGGACAGCTCGACCGCCCACAGCGCCACGGCCATCTGCTCGGGACGGGCCGCCGCCCACGCCCGGATGTTGTTCAGGATCCGCAGCACGACCTCCAGCGGCCGGGCCGGCTCCAGGGCGGCCGGCTCCCACCGCTCCCCGGTCGCGCTCGTCACCAGCAGCTCCGCGTCCTGGTCCGTCAGCGGCCGGCCCCCGGCGAACGGATCGGCGAGCACCCGCTCGGAGGGATCGCCGAAGCCGACCACGAAGTGGCCCGGCAGAGCCAACCCGTACACCGGGGCGCCCGCCCGCCGCGCGACCTCGATCCACACCACCGACAGCAGGATCGGCAGCCCGCGCCGCCGCCGCAGCACCTCGTGCAGCAGGGACGACTCCAGGCGCCGGTAGTCCGCGGGCGCGCCCTCGAACCCGTACCGCTCACCGAGCAGTTCGGCCAGCGCGGACGCCCAGGCGCGGCCGTCGCGCAGCCCGTACGGGAGCAGTCCGGCGAGCCGGTCCAGCTCGATCTGGGCCGTGTCGATGCCATGCGTGTCCAGCTCGGGGTCCGCCTCGGCGGCCACCAGCAGACACAGCAGCGCCAGGTCGGGCCGCTCGGCGCGGGCCTCGTCGGCGAACCGGCGGCGCCGCTCCTCGCAGTCGTTCCTCCCGGGGGCCACCGGTCACACCGGCCGGAAGTGGTGGTAGAGGTGGTGGGCGGCGAACCCCATCCCGTCGTACAGCGCGCGGGCGCCCTCGTTGTCCTCCTCCACCTGGAGCCAGGCCGCCGACGCGCCCTCGTCCATCGCCTGCCGGGCCAGCGCGGCCATCACCGTGGTGGCCAGCCCCCGCCTGCGGTGCTCGGGAGCCACCTCGACGGCCATGAACCCGGCCCACCGCCCGTCCACCACGCACCGCCCGATCGCGGCGGGCGCCTGATCCCCGGGCTCGCCGGGCACGGAGGCGAACCACACCGAGGGGCCGCCGTTCAGCACGGAGGTCACCTCCGGGCCCGGGGTCCCGACGCGCTGATAGCGGCCGAGCCACGCCTCGTCGGCCGTACGGCCCAGCCGCACCCGGGACACCTCGGCCGGCAGATCACCGATCGGGGCCAGGGCGGCGATCCGTACGGACGCCGTCACCTCGCGCCGCCAGCCGTGCTCCTCCAGCGCCGCGCACAGCTCCTCCTGCGCGCCCTCGGCACCGGTCGCGGTCTGTACGTACGCGGGCAGACCCCGGTCCGCGTACCACTGCTTCACCCGCCCGAGCGCCACGTCGAGCGGCACGCCCGGGTCGCCGAGCGGAAGGACGGAATTGGCGCGCCGGGTGAAACCGCCGGAGGCGCGCAGCAGCCACTCGCCCAGCGGTTCGCTCTCCACGGGCTGCCAGGCACGCGCGGTCACCCGGGCGAGTTCCCCGAAGGAGGCGGCGGGTCCGCGCCTGCGGGCCGGGGCGGACGGCACGACCTTGCCCGCTACCAGGGACGACTCCGGGATGCGCACCGAATCCCCGTTCTTGGGTGTGACGGAGAGCACACCGTCGTCCCACGATGTGAGAACGCCGACCGTGTCGGTGAACTTCGGTCCTTGCGGGCCGTCCTCGGCCACCCGCCGGACTGATACCCGTTTGCCCACGTCAGCTGGTGCAATTCGGACCTCAAGCCGTCCGCCGATGGTGAATTCCACAGCTCTGTCCGCCCCTCCTGTTCGGATCGTGCCCGCGAACGGAGATACTAGGTGCGGGCATCGACGACGCCGCGCTCCCGCGCGAGAGCCAACGCCCTACCGAGGAGGAACGACAGCGTGACCTACGTCATCGCGCAGCCTTGTGTCGACGTAAAGGACA comes from Streptomyces sp. Mut1 and encodes:
- a CDS encoding class I SAM-dependent DNA methyltransferase, producing the protein MTELDATRAYYDTVAEEYATRVPGLFAEDVTGRAMLGAFAEEVRADGGLPVADVGCGPGHVTAHLDGLGLGVHGVDASPRMVDVARRRHPGLRFEAGTMDALGLPDGGLGGIVAWWSILHTAPELLPSLFVEFRRVLAPGGRLLLGFHAGNGEPYTGQPRPEGVAYAIHLLSPDHVGQQLEEAGFTVTARLTAAGDRWPQVCLLARAGT
- a CDS encoding TetR/AcrR family transcriptional regulator, whose product is MATGQNDPERRERIIGAALDLIAQEGVAGTSHRKVAARAGVPLGSMTYHFAGMDELLREAFTRFSGGIVAVFEERLGAATTRDEAREAVADLVHHLSGGNQRELVLTHELYTLAARKPAYRELTREWMRRSRVALEWHFDPATARQLDALIEGLSIHRALETEPHDRALTVEAIARITRA
- a CDS encoding sugar O-acetyltransferase, coding for MTDHFAGDPRTNQERMLAGDLYIADDPKIVEAQRRAVRLAARYLAAYTEDPDAARPVVAELLGGLGAGAHIRPPLYVDYGTYITVGEDTFVNYNLTALDVAPITIGRDCQIGPNVQLLTPTHPVEPEPRRDKLEAARPITIGDNVWLGGGAIVLAGVTIGENSVIGAGAVVTKDIPANVVAVGNPARVIRSIQTRDDEDSAWRPDRTTPSGGNASSARRST
- a CDS encoding MFS transporter — protein: MDAATRRWRAALFLFMLAAGTGMASWVARTPAVRDGLDVSTGSMGLVLFGLSTGSMAGVTASGPLVRRYGGRTTILGGASLIVAGLLVVALGTALPLAAVVFGGLALFGGGMGMSEVAFNIEGAAVESAIGRPVLPVLHGCFSLGTVVGALLGMALTAAEFPVGWHLTLVAVLIAAAGTRAVLAIPHGTGKETGPAAGSGQGGLRGQLHVWRDRQLVLIGVIVLAMAFAEGAANDWLPLLMVDGYEVSATAGSLTFLLFASSMTLGRFAGGPLLERFGRVRVVRISGVTAALGLVVVIVAPSPAMAGAATVLWGLGASLGFPVTVSAAGDHPHDAAARVAAVSTAGYGAFLVGPPALGFLADHIGLRLAMTVVLALVAVAAMLAGALGPDRTATDPRSEPVTP
- the thrS gene encoding threonine--tRNA ligase, with translation MSWGRSPSVREETTMHDHRRLGRELELFDTDPLIGAGLPYWLPDGAALRHTLEEYVRGAERRAGYRHVYSPVLGKRELYEISGHWSHYSDDMFPPMDLGSEQVVLRPSLCPHHAVIYRSRAHSYRELPLRMAELGGMYRSELSGVLGGLTRVRAIQLNDAHIFCTLDQVADEARGALDMIRQAYEALGIRPARFRLSLPGPGGKYVAAPEMWRRSTALLTEVLDASGLPYEAAEDEAAFYGPKIDVQVEDPAGRESTMSTVQVDFHQPERFGLHYTGADGAKHRPVMVHRSIIGSVERAVAHLVEQHGGAFPGWLAPVQLMVMPVSDAELPQAEALAGRCADLGLRAEVSGREHGSLGARIRQARLVPYQAVIGAAEAADGLVALRLRDGRRLDPVPAGEALARIGALTAAHSTALWDDGEAEPVRG
- a CDS encoding class F sortase, which codes for MAAPQSSDSPSTGAASGTGTLGRALFWPVAAAGLGALLIYHSIGAPVDDKAPAPPAAAAPAAPSPAASASGTAAPSPAPALPRSLPTRLRIPAIAVDAPFTQLSIGASGRLDAPPPNDKNLVGWFKDGVTPGERGASIVAGHVDTTTGPAVFLQLRFLRPGASVDITRADGTVASFSVDTVETFSKADFPDKKVYADTPDAQLRLITCGGNYDRKAKDYEDNVVVFAHLDSVKKA
- a CDS encoding transglutaminase-like domain-containing protein: MAPGRNDCEERRRRFADEARAERPDLALLCLLVAAEADPELDTHGIDTAQIELDRLAGLLPYGLRDGRAWASALAELLGERYGFEGAPADYRRLESSLLHEVLRRRRGLPILLSVVWIEVARRAGAPVYGLALPGHFVVGFGDPSERVLADPFAGGRPLTDQDAELLVTSATGERWEPAALEPARPLEVVLRILNNIRAWAAARPEQMAVALWAVELSLLLPSHPARLRYEHAQLLVRAGEFLRGAEEMEEYARVVEEIEPAAAESVRHSARAARALLN
- a CDS encoding GNAT family N-acetyltransferase, which gives rise to MEFTIGGRLEVRIAPADVGKRVSVRRVAEDGPQGPKFTDTVGVLTSWDDGVLSVTPKNGDSVRIPESSLVAGKVVPSAPARRRGPAASFGELARVTARAWQPVESEPLGEWLLRASGGFTRRANSVLPLGDPGVPLDVALGRVKQWYADRGLPAYVQTATGAEGAQEELCAALEEHGWRREVTASVRIAALAPIGDLPAEVSRVRLGRTADEAWLGRYQRVGTPGPEVTSVLNGGPSVWFASVPGEPGDQAPAAIGRCVVDGRWAGFMAVEVAPEHRRRGLATTVMAALARQAMDEGASAAWLQVEEDNEGARALYDGMGFAAHHLYHHFRPV